A genomic region of Dehalococcoidia bacterium contains the following coding sequences:
- a CDS encoding NYN domain-containing protein has protein sequence MARIALFIDGAYLKYVLKDEYSLVRIDYQALALAMAGDIDILRTYYYDCPPWQSPQPTPEESDRFAKAQSFFTALNRLPRYEVRLGRLARRGLDEKGRPVFEQKRVDIMLGVDMALLSGKNQITHAALLAGDSDFIPAVSAAKNEGVLVRLYHGKSYHKDLWDCVDERVPITKAFVNRITMAP, from the coding sequence ATGGCGCGCATCGCTCTCTTCATCGACGGTGCCTACCTAAAGTATGTCCTTAAGGATGAATACAGTTTGGTCCGGATTGACTACCAGGCCCTCGCGTTGGCTATGGCAGGCGACATCGACATACTCCGAACCTACTACTATGACTGTCCACCTTGGCAGAGTCCTCAGCCCACACCTGAGGAGAGCGACCGTTTCGCAAAAGCGCAGTCCTTCTTCACGGCCTTAAATCGATTACCGCGGTATGAAGTCCGACTAGGCCGGCTAGCGCGGCGCGGCCTCGATGAGAAGGGTCGTCCGGTCTTTGAACAGAAGAGAGTGGATATCATGCTGGGCGTCGACATGGCCCTTTTGTCGGGGAAGAATCAGATTACGCACGCTGCGCTGCTGGCTGGGGACAGCGATTTCATTCCAGCCGTATCGGCGGCAAAGAATGAGGGGGTCCTGGTTCGGCTCTACCACGGCAAGAGCTACCATAAGGACCTTTGGGACTGCGTAGACGAGCGTGTGCCCATCACAAAGGCTTTCGTCAACAGGATCACTATGGCCCCCTAG
- a CDS encoding glucose 1-dehydrogenase, with amino-acid sequence MSDFDLSGAVAIVTGGNGGIGLGIAEGLARAGADVAIAARNETKTTAAVARIEALGRRCLGLRCDVLDRADIARVVETVEAKLGRISILVNNAGVAAGGRPEALAEEVWDRVVDTNLKAGFLFAQACHPAMVRNGRGKVINIGSEYAIFGSPTVLPYSASKGGVVQMTKSLAVAWARDNIQVNCIIPGWITTDMTAGITRNEEAYRRIVERTPARRFGTPEECAGAAIFLASRASDFVTGQSICVDGGYSIA; translated from the coding sequence ATGAGTGACTTCGACCTTTCGGGCGCGGTGGCGATCGTCACCGGCGGCAACGGCGGCATCGGGCTCGGGATCGCGGAGGGGCTGGCGCGCGCGGGCGCGGATGTGGCCATCGCGGCACGGAACGAGACGAAGACCACGGCGGCGGTGGCGCGCATCGAGGCGCTGGGACGGCGCTGCCTCGGGCTCCGATGCGACGTGCTCGACCGAGCCGACATCGCCAGGGTGGTGGAGACGGTCGAGGCCAAGCTGGGGCGCATCTCGATCCTGGTCAACAATGCAGGCGTGGCCGCGGGCGGGCGGCCAGAGGCGCTCGCGGAGGAGGTCTGGGACCGGGTGGTGGACACAAACCTGAAGGCGGGCTTCCTTTTCGCGCAGGCCTGCCACCCGGCGATGGTCCGCAACGGCCGGGGAAAGGTAATCAACATCGGGTCCGAGTACGCCATCTTCGGCAGCCCTACGGTGCTGCCCTACTCCGCGAGCAAGGGCGGCGTGGTCCAGATGACGAAGTCGCTGGCGGTGGCGTGGGCCCGCGACAACATCCAGGTGAACTGCATCATCCCCGGCTGGATCACGACGGACATGACAGCCGGCATCACGCGCAACGAGGAGGCTTACAGGCGGATCGTGGAGCGAACGCCGGCCAGGCGGTTTGGCACGCCGGAGGAGTGCGCGGGCGCGGCGATTTTCCTCGCCTCGCGGGCGTCGGACTTCGTCACGGGCCAGTCGATCTGCGTCGACGGCGGGTACTCGATAGCGTGA
- a CDS encoding TlpA disulfide reductase family protein, protein MMVAPFELADLEGRRHRFPTGRATLLAFLKEDCPTCNTCAPLLETAHRAFGDTVAVLAVGQDEGNAALAERHGFTFPVLDDAALRVSFANEIETVPTLVLTSPQGEVQKRIVGFDREEWQELFVALAKLADAVVPPVPWADYPAFLPGCGSKSVEPGIYERLQAEAEGSPIRARRIEIAVQDDEFEFMFDQGFTDGLPVVPPTAERVLRMLGGTRRDPQEVVAIVPPNMAPCTVEKVAINAVMAGCKPEYLPVVITAVEAACTDEFNAHGVMATTMGASPAVIVNGPIRNRIGMNAGLGALGQGNRANATIGRALRLVLRNVGGAKPGGTERSTLGNPMKYTFCFAEWEERSPWEPYHVEHGFRPEDSVVTLIALTGGPQLIVDQTTRTARAMAGSLALGVEAVGHPKSPAGDTLLVVCPEHVDTLWEQGMTKADLRQRIIEVTTRRLRDRLETEETGGGIPRRGFTEEQLEAPAPKFRDPRNLHIVVAGGDAGKFSAVMAGWASGPGGSMPVSRRIQE, encoded by the coding sequence ATGATGGTGGCGCCGTTTGAGCTGGCGGACCTCGAAGGCCGGCGGCATCGTTTTCCAACCGGCAGGGCGACCCTGCTGGCCTTCCTCAAGGAGGACTGCCCGACCTGCAACACCTGCGCGCCGCTACTGGAAACGGCGCACAGGGCGTTCGGGGACACGGTGGCGGTGCTGGCGGTCGGGCAGGACGAGGGCAATGCGGCGCTTGCGGAGCGCCACGGCTTCACATTCCCCGTGCTGGACGACGCCGCCCTGCGCGTGTCCTTCGCCAACGAGATCGAGACCGTGCCCACGCTAGTGCTCACATCGCCGCAGGGCGAAGTACAGAAGCGCATCGTGGGCTTCGACCGGGAGGAGTGGCAGGAGCTGTTCGTGGCCCTGGCGAAGCTGGCAGACGCTGTCGTGCCACCGGTCCCGTGGGCGGACTACCCGGCATTTCTGCCGGGGTGTGGCTCCAAGTCCGTCGAGCCGGGCATCTACGAGAGGTTGCAGGCGGAGGCGGAGGGGAGCCCGATCCGCGCCCGGCGGATCGAGATCGCCGTGCAGGACGACGAGTTCGAGTTCATGTTCGACCAGGGGTTCACCGACGGGCTCCCGGTAGTGCCGCCGACCGCTGAGCGCGTCCTACGCATGCTCGGGGGCACGAGGCGCGACCCTCAGGAGGTGGTGGCGATTGTGCCGCCGAACATGGCGCCGTGCACCGTCGAGAAGGTCGCGATCAACGCGGTGATGGCGGGCTGCAAGCCGGAGTATCTGCCGGTGGTGATCACGGCGGTCGAGGCGGCCTGCACGGACGAGTTCAACGCTCACGGCGTGATGGCGACGACCATGGGCGCCTCGCCGGCGGTGATCGTCAACGGGCCGATACGCAACCGGATCGGCATGAACGCGGGCCTGGGCGCGTTGGGACAGGGCAACCGCGCGAACGCGACGATCGGGCGGGCGCTGCGCCTGGTGCTGCGCAACGTGGGCGGGGCGAAGCCCGGCGGGACGGAGCGCTCGACGCTGGGCAACCCGATGAAGTACACGTTTTGCTTCGCGGAGTGGGAGGAGCGCTCGCCCTGGGAGCCTTACCACGTGGAGCACGGGTTCAGGCCGGAGGACAGCGTCGTCACGCTCATCGCGCTCACGGGCGGGCCTCAGCTCATCGTCGACCAGACGACGCGGACGGCGCGGGCGATGGCGGGTAGCCTTGCGCTGGGCGTGGAGGCAGTCGGGCACCCCAAGTCCCCCGCGGGCGACACGCTCCTCGTCGTGTGCCCGGAGCACGTCGACACGCTGTGGGAGCAGGGCATGACGAAGGCGGACCTGCGCCAGCGGATCATCGAGGTGACGACGCGGCGCCTGCGCGACCGGCTGGAGACCGAGGAAACGGGCGGCGGCATCCCGCGACGAGGGTTCACGGAGGAGCAGCTCGAGGCGCCGGCGCCGAAGTTCCGCGACCCGAGGAACCTGCACATCGTCGTCGCCGGCGGAGACGCGGGGAAGTTCTCGGCGGTGATGGCGGGCTGGGCGAGCGGGCCGGGCGGCAGCATGCCCGTGAGCCGCCGGATCCAGGAGTGA
- a CDS encoding site-specific integrase, protein MVFTNERGLPLWRSQVRRAWLRLLEKAGLPHLRIHDLRHSAASLLLAEGVPVKVVSEMLGHSDVATTLRIYAHVLEGAQEQAASAMDRLLHA, encoded by the coding sequence CTGGTGTTCACGAACGAGCGCGGCCTGCCCCTGTGGCGCAGCCAGGTAAGGCGCGCCTGGTTGCGCCTCCTCGAGAAGGCCGGCCTGCCGCACCTCCGCATCCACGACCTGCGCCACTCGGCGGCCTCGCTCCTCCTCGCCGAGGGCGTGCCGGTGAAGGTGGTCAGCGAGATGCTGGGACACTCCGACGTCGCCACGACGCTGCGCATCTACGCCCACGTCCTCGAGGGCGCGCAGGAGCAGGCGGCCTCGGCGATGGACCGCCTTCTGCACGCATAA